Proteins encoded in a region of the Massilia sp. UMI-21 genome:
- a CDS encoding TIGR03088 family PEP-CTERM/XrtA system glycosyltransferase, which produces MSAVHVSVQVPLVAHLIYRLDIGGLETLLVDSINRMPAGRYRHAVICLTDYTDFAQRITRPDVELFALHKPAGLALGTHRDLFRLLRRMKPDVLHTYNLGTIEYAATAWAAGVPVRVHAEHGRDARDPQGINPKHNLLRRLLAPFIHRYVPVSRDLCGWLERVVRIPAAKLQLIDNGVDTERFRADAPAAGALETWQDDPDAFVIGTVGRLQDVKDQATLVDAFALLRTLLQAELPEAKLRLVLVGDGPLRAQLEARVREHGMQDSVCFAGPRSDVAPVMRGFSLFALSSIAEGTPVTLLEAMASGLPVVATAVGGIPDLVEQGVNGALAPPRDPQALAAAIVPYVRDRALARRHGAAGRARVEQQYSMQAMLAAYVALYDELCQTKTTPNKPNKAITPCAE; this is translated from the coding sequence ATGAGCGCCGTACACGTTTCCGTGCAAGTGCCACTGGTGGCGCACCTGATCTACCGCCTCGACATCGGCGGCCTGGAGACGTTGCTGGTCGACTCCATCAACCGCATGCCGGCCGGCCGTTACCGCCACGCGGTGATCTGCCTGACCGACTATACCGACTTCGCCCAGCGCATCACGCGCCCCGATGTCGAGCTGTTCGCGCTGCACAAGCCGGCCGGCCTGGCCCTCGGCACCCACCGCGACCTGTTCCGGCTGCTGCGCCGGATGAAGCCGGACGTGCTGCATACCTACAACCTCGGCACCATCGAATACGCCGCCACCGCCTGGGCGGCCGGCGTGCCGGTGCGTGTGCATGCCGAACACGGCCGCGACGCACGCGACCCGCAGGGCATCAATCCGAAGCACAACCTGCTGCGCCGGCTGCTGGCGCCCTTCATCCACCGCTATGTGCCGGTGTCGCGCGACCTGTGCGGCTGGCTCGAACGCGTGGTGCGCATCCCGGCAGCCAAGCTGCAGCTGATCGACAACGGCGTCGACACCGAACGCTTCCGCGCCGATGCCCCCGCCGCCGGCGCCCTCGAGACCTGGCAGGACGATCCGGACGCCTTCGTGATCGGCACCGTCGGCCGCCTGCAGGACGTCAAGGACCAGGCAACGCTGGTCGATGCCTTCGCCCTGCTGCGCACGCTGCTGCAGGCCGAACTGCCCGAGGCGAAGCTGCGCCTGGTGCTGGTCGGCGACGGCCCGCTGCGCGCCCAGCTGGAAGCGCGCGTGCGCGAACACGGCATGCAAGACAGCGTATGCTTCGCCGGCCCGCGCAGCGACGTGGCGCCCGTGATGCGCGGCTTCTCGTTGTTCGCCCTGTCCTCGATCGCCGAAGGCACCCCGGTGACCCTGCTGGAAGCCATGGCGAGCGGCCTGCCGGTGGTGGCCACCGCCGTCGGCGGTATTCCCGACCTGGTCGAGCAGGGCGTCAACGGCGCCCTGGCGCCGCCGCGCGACCCGCAGGCCCTGGCCGCGGCGATCGTCCCTTACGTGCGCGACCGCGCGCTGGCGCGCCGCCACGGCGCCGCCGGCCGCGCGCGCGTCGAACAGCAATACAGCATGCAGGCCATGCTGGCCGCTTACGTCGCCCTGTACGACGAACTGTGCCAGACCAAGACAACACCGAATAAGCCAAATAAGGCGATTACACCATGTGCGGAATAG
- a CDS encoding MOP flippase family protein: MASKQSVVSGVKWTSVSTMGRRIMALLANIAFARLLEPGDFGLVAMAGVILGFVDIFKDLGTGTALVREKDMRDQLLSSVFWLNLGFGLLITTIVMLSAPLVAKFYIEPRVEPVVTVMAVSFVLSSLSIVHTSMLMRQMSFALLAKVELAAAVVSYIVGIGAAILGHGVWSLVYQVVTNTALTTVLIWIVSRWRPKFVFLWAEVRSIMGYSLNLAGYNIFYYFAQNVDNLLIGRFLGTEALGLYDLAYKLMVFPMQAISAVFSRVMTPYYAQAQDDLARFRQAFLRVATAIAFLTFPLMFGLLAVREHFVFTVFGANWAPVIPLLALFAPLAAIRSVLTTTGSIYIAMGRTDLQLRWGVLSNLVIFAGLAIGLQWGIVGVAAGFTITSLLLMYHNFAIPFRLIGLRLAELLRALWPTVICTALMLVTLMLLDAALSPHLGHAGLLILLVGVGAASYTLFTWLANRSILHEFLATVGLRKAAT; this comes from the coding sequence ATGGCATCCAAACAAAGCGTAGTTTCCGGCGTCAAGTGGACCTCGGTGTCGACCATGGGCCGGCGCATCATGGCGCTGCTGGCAAATATCGCCTTCGCGCGTTTGCTCGAACCGGGTGACTTCGGCCTGGTGGCAATGGCGGGCGTGATCCTCGGCTTCGTCGACATCTTCAAGGATCTCGGCACCGGCACCGCCCTGGTACGCGAAAAGGACATGCGCGACCAACTGCTGTCGAGCGTGTTCTGGCTCAACCTGGGGTTCGGACTGCTCATCACGACGATCGTCATGCTGAGCGCACCCCTGGTGGCGAAGTTCTATATCGAACCGCGCGTGGAGCCGGTGGTGACCGTGATGGCGGTGTCCTTCGTGCTGTCCTCGCTATCGATCGTCCACACCAGCATGCTGATGCGCCAGATGTCCTTCGCCCTGCTGGCCAAGGTGGAGCTGGCGGCGGCCGTGGTCTCGTATATCGTCGGGATCGGCGCGGCCATCCTCGGGCACGGGGTGTGGAGCCTGGTGTACCAGGTAGTGACCAACACGGCCCTGACCACCGTCCTGATCTGGATCGTCAGCAGGTGGCGTCCGAAATTCGTTTTCCTGTGGGCGGAAGTGCGTTCGATCATGGGCTACAGCCTGAACCTGGCCGGCTACAACATCTTCTACTATTTCGCCCAGAACGTGGACAACCTCTTGATCGGCCGTTTCCTCGGAACCGAGGCGCTGGGCCTGTACGATCTCGCGTACAAGCTGATGGTGTTCCCGATGCAGGCCATCTCCGCCGTTTTCAGCCGGGTCATGACGCCCTACTATGCACAGGCCCAGGATGACCTTGCGCGTTTCCGCCAGGCCTTCCTGCGCGTGGCCACGGCCATCGCCTTCCTGACCTTCCCCCTCATGTTCGGGCTGCTGGCAGTGCGCGAACATTTCGTGTTCACGGTTTTTGGCGCGAACTGGGCCCCGGTCATTCCCCTGCTGGCGCTGTTCGCTCCGCTGGCCGCGATCCGTTCGGTACTGACCACGACCGGCTCGATCTACATCGCCATGGGTCGCACCGACCTCCAGCTGCGCTGGGGCGTGCTGTCGAACCTGGTCATCTTCGCCGGTCTGGCGATCGGGCTGCAATGGGGCATCGTCGGTGTCGCCGCCGGCTTCACCATCACGTCGCTATTGCTCATGTATCACAATTTTGCGATTCCCTTCCGCCTGATCGGGCTGCGGCTCGCGGAACTCCTGCGTGCACTATGGCCGACCGTCATCTGTACCGCGCTCATGCTGGTGACGCTGATGCTGCTCGATGCCGCGCTGAGCCCGCATCTGGGCCATGCCGGCCTGCTGATCCTGCTCGTCGGCGTCGGCGCCGCCAGCTACACATTGTTCACCTGGCTCGCCAACCGCAGCATCCTGCATGAATTCCTTGCCACGGTGGGCCTGCGCAAGGCGGCTACCTGA
- a CDS encoding glycosyltransferase, exosortase A system-associated, with protein MRVLHVLDHSIPLHSGYTFRTRSILREQRALGWETFHVTGSKQNSGEQLEETVDGLHFYRTRASKSALARLPVLNQKEVIDGLTKRLLDIIPQVKPDVLHAHSPSLNAVAALRAGKRFGIPVVYEVRAFWEDAAVDHGTSSENGLRYRATRALETWALRRADAVTTICEGLRKDIVARGIPADKVTVIPNAVDIDKFSVGGSADQDLKAELGLQGARLIGFIGSFYAYEGLDILLRAVPRLSAELPDLRVLLVGGGPQDAQLRQLAKDLGILDKVVFTGRVPHDQVQKYYDLLDVLVYPRLSMRLTDLVTPLKPLEAMAQGRILAASDVGGHLELIADGKTGVLFKADDPASLAEKVGALLRADALWPALRAAGRYYVETERNWPVSVARYQAIYGRLTGRPAGRVVESRAA; from the coding sequence ATGCGCGTCCTCCACGTCCTCGACCACTCGATCCCGCTGCATAGCGGCTACACCTTCCGCACCCGCTCGATCCTGCGCGAACAGCGCGCGCTCGGCTGGGAAACCTTCCACGTCACCGGCTCCAAGCAGAACTCGGGCGAGCAGCTCGAGGAAACCGTGGACGGCCTGCACTTCTACCGCACCCGGGCCTCGAAGAGCGCGCTGGCCAGGCTGCCGGTGCTGAACCAGAAGGAAGTCATCGACGGCCTTACCAAGCGCCTGCTTGACATCATCCCGCAGGTGAAGCCCGACGTGCTGCACGCCCATTCGCCGAGCCTGAACGCGGTCGCCGCCCTGCGCGCCGGCAAGCGCTTCGGCATTCCGGTCGTGTACGAAGTGCGCGCATTCTGGGAAGACGCGGCGGTCGACCATGGCACCAGCAGCGAGAACGGCCTGCGCTACCGCGCCACCCGCGCGCTGGAAACCTGGGCGCTCAGGCGCGCCGACGCCGTCACCACCATCTGCGAAGGCCTGCGCAAGGACATCGTCGCGCGCGGCATCCCGGCCGACAAGGTGACGGTGATCCCGAACGCGGTGGACATCGACAAGTTCTCGGTGGGCGGCAGCGCCGACCAGGATCTCAAGGCCGAACTGGGCCTGCAGGGCGCGCGCCTGATCGGCTTCATCGGCTCTTTCTACGCCTACGAAGGCCTGGACATCCTGCTGCGCGCCGTGCCGCGCCTGAGCGCCGAACTGCCCGACCTGCGCGTGCTGCTGGTCGGCGGCGGTCCCCAGGACGCCCAGCTGCGCCAGCTGGCCAAGGACCTGGGCATCCTTGATAAGGTGGTGTTCACCGGCCGCGTGCCGCACGACCAGGTGCAGAAGTACTACGACCTGCTCGACGTGCTGGTCTACCCGCGCCTGTCGATGCGCCTGACCGACCTGGTGACCCCGCTCAAGCCGCTCGAGGCGATGGCCCAGGGCCGCATCCTGGCCGCGTCGGACGTCGGCGGCCACCTCGAGCTGATCGCCGACGGCAAGACCGGCGTGCTGTTCAAGGCCGACGACCCGGCCTCGCTGGCCGAGAAGGTCGGCGCCCTGCTGCGCGCCGACGCGCTCTGGCCGGCGCTGCGCGCGGCCGGCCGTTACTACGTCGAAACCGAGCGCAACTGGCCGGTCAGCGTGGCGCGCTACCAGGCCATCTACGGTCGCCTCACTGGCCGCCCGGCGGGCCGTGTCGTGGAATCGCGGGCTGCATGA
- a CDS encoding amidotransferase 1, exosortase A system-associated, which translates to MCGIVGIFDTKGSRAIDRDLLHRMNETQFHRGPVEGDLHLEPGLGFGHRRLSIIALEAGLQPLFNEDETIALVFNGEIYNFRELRAELQRLGHVFRTPSDSETIVHAYEQWGEACVSHLRGMFAFAIWDRPKQTLFLARDRIGIKPMHYALLPDGMFAFGSELKSLLTLPNLRREIDPLAVEEYFAYGYVPEPRTIFTDAKKLLPGHTLTLRVGQPVPASKQYWDVPFTPHAAMSEREIEAELVVRLREAVQSHLISDVPLGAFLSGGVDSSAVVAMMAGVTDGPVNTCSIAFDDPAFDESDYARQVAEQYKTTHQCETVDTDDYGLLDTLAALYDEPYADSSAIPTYRVCQLARKRVTVALSGDGGDENFAGYRRHRMTMGEERVRSMLPLALRKPVFGLLGAAYPKADWAPRMFRAKTTFESLARDLTDGYFHSVSINNDRIRNQLFSESFKGRLQGYRAVEVMRGYAAKAPTDDPLSLIQYLDMKTYLPGDILTKVDRASMAHALEVRVPLLDHQFVEWVSGLPSNTKLRNGEGKHVFKKALEPFLSQDILYRKKQGFSIPLAAWLRGPLADAMRRAVLNPALLDTGIFNPAFLKQMVDEHQSSAKDHSTTLWSVLMFDAFLRKNGAAGSSADSSTALAAA; encoded by the coding sequence ATGTGCGGAATAGTAGGAATTTTTGATACCAAGGGCAGCCGCGCCATCGACCGCGACCTGCTGCACCGAATGAACGAGACGCAATTCCACCGCGGACCCGTGGAAGGCGACCTGCACCTGGAACCGGGGCTGGGCTTCGGCCACCGCCGGCTGTCGATCATCGCGTTGGAGGCCGGGCTGCAGCCGCTGTTCAACGAGGACGAGACCATCGCCCTCGTATTCAACGGCGAGATCTACAATTTCCGCGAGCTGCGCGCCGAACTGCAGCGCCTGGGCCACGTGTTCCGCACGCCCTCGGACAGCGAGACCATCGTCCACGCCTACGAGCAGTGGGGCGAAGCCTGCGTGAGCCACCTGCGCGGCATGTTCGCCTTCGCGATCTGGGACCGCCCGAAACAGACCCTGTTCCTGGCGCGCGACCGCATCGGCATCAAGCCGATGCACTACGCGCTGCTGCCGGACGGGATGTTCGCCTTCGGCTCGGAACTGAAGTCGCTCTTGACCCTGCCGAACCTCAGGCGCGAGATCGACCCGCTGGCGGTCGAGGAATATTTCGCCTACGGCTACGTACCGGAACCGCGCACCATTTTCACCGACGCCAAGAAGCTGTTGCCGGGCCACACCCTGACCTTGCGGGTGGGCCAGCCGGTGCCGGCCTCGAAGCAGTACTGGGACGTGCCTTTCACGCCGCATGCCGCCATGAGCGAGCGCGAGATCGAAGCCGAGCTGGTGGTGCGCCTGCGCGAGGCGGTGCAGAGCCACCTGATCTCGGACGTGCCGCTGGGTGCCTTCCTGTCGGGCGGCGTCGATTCGAGCGCGGTGGTGGCGATGATGGCCGGGGTCACCGACGGACCGGTCAACACCTGCTCGATCGCGTTCGACGACCCGGCCTTCGACGAATCCGACTACGCGCGCCAGGTGGCCGAGCAGTACAAGACGACCCACCAGTGCGAAACCGTCGACACGGACGACTACGGCCTGCTCGACACCCTGGCCGCGCTGTACGACGAGCCCTATGCCGACAGCTCGGCGATCCCGACCTACCGGGTCTGCCAGCTGGCCCGCAAGCGCGTCACCGTGGCGCTGTCGGGCGACGGCGGCGACGAGAACTTCGCCGGCTACCGCCGCCATCGCATGACCATGGGCGAGGAACGCGTGCGCTCGATGCTGCCGCTGGCGCTGCGCAAGCCGGTGTTCGGCCTGCTCGGCGCGGCCTATCCGAAAGCCGACTGGGCGCCGCGCATGTTCCGCGCCAAGACCACCTTCGAGTCGCTGGCGCGCGACCTGACCGACGGCTACTTCCACAGCGTGTCGATCAACAACGACCGTATCCGCAACCAGCTGTTCTCCGAATCGTTCAAGGGCAGGCTGCAGGGCTACCGCGCGGTCGAGGTGATGCGCGGCTATGCGGCCAAGGCGCCGACCGACGACCCGCTGTCGCTGATCCAGTATCTCGACATGAAGACCTACCTGCCGGGCGACATCCTGACCAAGGTCGACCGCGCCAGCATGGCGCATGCACTGGAAGTGCGCGTGCCCCTGCTCGACCACCAGTTCGTGGAGTGGGTCTCGGGCCTGCCCTCGAACACCAAGCTGCGCAACGGCGAGGGCAAGCACGTCTTCAAGAAGGCGCTCGAACCCTTCCTCTCGCAGGACATCCTGTACCGCAAGAAGCAGGGCTTCTCGATCCCGCTGGCGGCCTGGCTGCGCGGGCCGCTGGCGGACGCCATGCGGCGCGCGGTGCTCAATCCGGCCCTGCTCGACACCGGGATCTTCAACCCGGCCTTCCTGAAGCAGATGGTGGACGAGCACCAGTCCAGCGCCAAGGACCACAGCACGACCCTGTGGTCGGTGCTGATGTTCGATGCCTTCCTGCGCAAGAACGGCGCCGCCGGCAGCAGCGCCGACAGCAGCACCGCGCTGGCGGCCGCATAA
- a CDS encoding glycosyltransferase has translation MTKRALLIAFHFPPQAASSGIQRTLSFSKNLGNYGWEPMVLSAHPRAYSQQNPSQLASVPAGLVVRRVFALDTKRHLGIKGRYLEALALPDRWVSWSLGAVPAGLSLIRRYKPQVIWSTFPISTAHLIGLALHRLTGLPWVADFRDPMLQASYPASAIQRKFYQWIEHQAITRCHTAVFTTHSALADYQRRFPAIDHAKFRVIENGYDEDGFDPGSFVAPAPAQQRRLTLLHSGVLYSTGRDPSPFLQAVAALKRQGHASAATLRVVLRAPGDMEAIGKRVREIGVEDIVEVAPPVPYRDALKEMLAADGLMVFQGTPFNTQVPAKIYEYFRARKPIIGLVDPSGETARVLGVAGFHDLADMNSAVAIQPVLQSFIEKMAKGDATIASDELIQSSSRKYRASELAGIFDGATTA, from the coding sequence ATGACTAAACGTGCTCTCCTGATCGCATTCCACTTTCCGCCCCAGGCGGCGAGCAGCGGAATCCAGCGCACCCTGAGCTTTTCCAAGAACCTGGGCAACTATGGCTGGGAACCGATGGTGTTGTCGGCCCATCCGCGCGCGTATAGCCAGCAAAATCCCTCACAGCTGGCCAGCGTGCCGGCGGGTCTCGTCGTGCGCCGCGTGTTTGCCCTCGACACCAAACGCCACCTCGGCATCAAGGGGCGCTACCTGGAGGCGCTTGCGCTGCCCGACCGCTGGGTGTCGTGGTCGCTGGGCGCGGTACCGGCCGGGCTGTCGCTCATCCGGCGATACAAGCCGCAAGTCATCTGGTCGACCTTCCCGATCTCGACAGCGCACCTGATCGGGCTGGCCCTGCACCGTCTCACCGGCCTGCCCTGGGTCGCCGATTTCCGCGATCCGATGCTGCAGGCCTCGTATCCGGCATCGGCGATCCAGCGCAAGTTCTATCAGTGGATCGAGCACCAGGCGATCACGCGCTGCCACACCGCCGTCTTCACCACGCACAGCGCGCTGGCCGACTATCAGCGCCGCTTCCCCGCCATCGACCACGCCAAGTTCCGGGTGATCGAAAACGGTTACGACGAAGACGGCTTCGATCCCGGTTCCTTCGTTGCACCGGCGCCAGCGCAACAGCGCCGCCTGACGCTGCTGCACAGCGGTGTGCTGTACTCGACCGGGCGCGATCCCTCTCCGTTCCTGCAGGCGGTGGCGGCGCTCAAGCGCCAGGGACATGCCAGCGCCGCTACCTTGCGGGTCGTGCTGCGCGCCCCCGGCGACATGGAAGCGATCGGCAAGCGCGTGCGCGAGATCGGCGTCGAGGACATCGTCGAAGTGGCGCCGCCGGTGCCCTACCGCGACGCGCTCAAGGAGATGCTGGCGGCCGACGGGCTGATGGTATTCCAGGGCACGCCATTCAATACGCAGGTTCCCGCCAAGATCTATGAGTATTTCCGTGCGCGCAAACCCATCATCGGCCTGGTCGACCCGTCCGGCGAAACGGCCCGCGTGCTTGGCGTGGCGGGTTTCCATGATTTGGCCGACATGAATTCAGCCGTCGCGATCCAGCCCGTGCTGCAGTCCTTCATCGAAAAAATGGCCAAGGGCGACGCCACGATCGCCAGCGACGAACTGATCCAGTCATCGTCCCGCAAATACCGCGCCAGCGAGCTGGCCGGTATTTTCGACGGCGCTACCACAGCCTGA
- a CDS encoding polysaccharide deacetylase family protein, with translation MATKKISYFTERFIRLAGDVLARQAGAKGGVCVVNYHRVLAEHDPLLASEPDLPTFRWQMELLARCFNVLPLYDAVRAAASGTLPPRAVCITFDDGYRSVHDLALPVLRELGLPATVFVTSGYIGQGNMWNDRIVEAVQTLPAGQLDLSELGLGAYSLRTLDDRKITLGALIERSKYLPPQARHGLVQRLEALVGDGLASGLMLTPEMVRNLDRHGIEIGAHTVSHPILTSLDDTDAQAEIRVGKQQLEELLGKPVRLFAYPNGKVQKDFDERHVRMVREAGFAAAFTTAVGVITRDMDCFQLPRSRPWDATPFRFGLRLLSWMMQRPSVQPTGSTYT, from the coding sequence ATGGCAACAAAAAAAATCTCCTACTTTACCGAGCGCTTCATTCGCCTTGCCGGCGATGTGCTGGCGCGGCAGGCCGGCGCCAAGGGCGGGGTCTGCGTCGTCAATTACCACCGGGTGCTGGCAGAACATGATCCGCTACTCGCCTCGGAACCCGACCTGCCGACGTTCCGCTGGCAAATGGAGCTGTTAGCACGCTGCTTCAACGTGCTCCCCCTGTACGATGCGGTGCGCGCGGCGGCGAGCGGGACGCTCCCGCCGCGCGCGGTGTGCATCACCTTCGACGACGGTTACCGCTCCGTGCATGACCTGGCGCTGCCGGTGTTGCGCGAACTCGGCCTGCCAGCCACCGTGTTCGTCACCAGCGGCTACATCGGTCAGGGCAATATGTGGAACGACCGCATCGTCGAAGCAGTACAGACGCTGCCGGCGGGACAACTGGACCTGAGTGAACTCGGCCTCGGCGCCTATTCGCTGCGGACCCTGGACGACAGGAAAATCACACTAGGCGCCCTGATCGAACGGTCCAAGTACCTGCCGCCGCAGGCAAGGCATGGCCTGGTCCAGCGTCTCGAAGCCCTGGTGGGCGACGGCCTGGCGTCGGGCCTGATGCTCACACCCGAGATGGTGCGGAACCTGGACCGCCACGGTATCGAAATCGGTGCGCATACGGTATCGCATCCGATATTGACGAGCCTGGACGATACGGATGCGCAGGCCGAGATCAGGGTCGGCAAGCAGCAACTGGAAGAACTCCTTGGCAAGCCGGTGCGGCTGTTCGCCTATCCGAATGGTAAGGTCCAGAAAGACTTCGACGAACGCCACGTTCGGATGGTGCGCGAGGCCGGCTTCGCGGCCGCGTTCACGACCGCGGTTGGCGTCATTACTCGCGACATGGACTGCTTTCAATTGCCGCGTAGCCGCCCTTGGGACGCCACGCCGTTTCGATTCGGTTTGCGGCTTCTTAGCTGGATGATGCAGCGCCCATCGGTGCAACCGACCGGCTCAACCTATACCTGA
- a CDS encoding glycosyltransferase family 4 protein: MKILTFSTLFPNTEKPGHGIFVETRLRHLVATGQVEARVVAPVAWFPSTHPRFGNYAKMAKVPRTEVRHGLQVDHPRYITIPKIGMNVAPLLLAQAAKPAIARIIDEGYDFDLIDAHYFYPDGVAAAMLARYFNKPLVITARGSDITLLPQYALPRRMISWAARRADAVITVCNALRDEVVALGVPRERVTSLRNGVDLQLFQPVERQPNPLFTLLTVGHLVPVKAQELIIAALPLLPSVRLVVAGDGPNRGMLEALARSANVQERVQFLGAVPQAQLREHYGAADALVLASSREGWANVLLESMACGTPVVASRVYGTPEVVAAPEAGVLMRERSPQGVADAVNALRAHYPDRAATRRYAEGFSWDDTSAGQLRVFGEVLARGVACPTRALSY, encoded by the coding sequence ATGAAGATCCTGACTTTCAGCACGCTGTTCCCCAACACGGAAAAGCCGGGCCACGGCATCTTCGTGGAAACCCGCCTGCGCCACCTGGTCGCGACCGGCCAGGTCGAGGCGCGCGTGGTGGCGCCGGTGGCCTGGTTCCCGTCGACCCATCCACGCTTCGGCAACTACGCGAAGATGGCGAAGGTGCCGCGCACGGAAGTGCGCCACGGGCTGCAGGTGGACCACCCGCGTTATATAACGATCCCGAAGATCGGCATGAACGTCGCGCCACTCCTGCTGGCCCAGGCGGCCAAGCCGGCGATCGCGCGCATCATCGACGAGGGTTACGACTTCGACCTGATCGACGCGCACTACTTTTACCCGGACGGCGTGGCCGCGGCGATGCTGGCGCGCTACTTCAACAAGCCGCTGGTGATCACCGCGCGCGGCTCCGACATCACGCTGCTGCCGCAGTACGCGCTGCCGCGCCGCATGATCAGCTGGGCGGCGCGCCGCGCCGATGCCGTGATCACCGTCTGCAACGCCCTGCGCGACGAAGTCGTGGCGCTGGGCGTGCCGCGCGAGCGCGTGACTTCGCTGCGCAACGGCGTCGACCTGCAGCTGTTCCAGCCGGTCGAGCGCCAGCCGAATCCGCTGTTTACCCTGCTCACCGTCGGCCACCTGGTGCCGGTCAAGGCCCAGGAACTGATCATCGCCGCCCTGCCCCTGCTCCCTAGCGTGCGCCTGGTGGTGGCCGGCGACGGACCCAATCGCGGCATGCTCGAAGCGCTGGCGCGCAGTGCGAACGTGCAGGAGCGCGTGCAGTTCCTGGGCGCCGTGCCGCAGGCGCAGCTGCGTGAACACTATGGCGCCGCCGACGCGCTGGTGCTGGCCTCGTCGCGCGAAGGCTGGGCCAACGTGCTGCTCGAATCGATGGCCTGCGGCACCCCGGTGGTCGCCAGCCGCGTCTACGGCACGCCCGAAGTGGTGGCGGCGCCCGAAGCGGGCGTCCTGATGCGCGAACGCAGCCCGCAAGGGGTGGCCGACGCCGTCAACGCGCTGCGCGCGCACTACCCGGACCGGGCCGCGACGCGCCGTTATGCCGAAGGCTTCAGCTGGGACGACACCAGCGCCGGCCAGCTGCGCGTGTTCGGCGAGGTGCTCGCGCGCGGTGTGGCCTGTCCGACAAGAGCTCTGTCATACTGA
- a CDS encoding putative O-glycosylation ligase, exosortase A system-associated, with protein sequence MRDLFLLMLLPVMLYAMAKRPFIALGMWLWTALFFPNGWVYGAASNIRYNLLFTAVAVIAYVLMKNKPKFPSSPLSTLVIVFFVWTTFSTIMGVGKPEVQWDIWSRFAKIFVLFVFVLLIVQKKLHADFMLWCVVLSVGFYANLEALKFIATGGGHKIAGMEGHVLGDRNELAIAFVMTLPLCFYLLGEYGKSSRIIRAGLLGTISLLVIGVIGTQSRGGFIALLALGGYLFVKSERKVLMGILIIALGIAVAHLASNEWVDRINTIESASEDGSFMTRVVSWKLSFIMAVRHPFFGGGFKALEYLPNWVDLARDFYSYSWFYTGDRFPSLDYARAAHSVYFQVLGEHGFVGLALYVSILIGAFRKAGKISRAARKQGLPGWFATLATMLQLSIFAFALGGAALSFAYFDLIFAIIGLVIVLESRILPAIVSDIRATAATPLHAPGILLKTGTR encoded by the coding sequence ATGCGTGATCTATTCCTGTTAATGCTGTTGCCGGTCATGCTCTACGCAATGGCGAAACGCCCCTTCATCGCGCTCGGCATGTGGCTCTGGACGGCGCTGTTCTTCCCGAACGGCTGGGTGTATGGCGCCGCGTCGAACATCCGCTACAACCTGCTGTTCACCGCGGTAGCCGTCATCGCCTACGTTCTCATGAAGAACAAGCCGAAGTTCCCGTCCAGCCCTCTCAGCACGCTGGTCATCGTCTTCTTCGTATGGACCACCTTCAGCACCATCATGGGTGTCGGCAAGCCGGAGGTGCAATGGGATATCTGGAGCCGTTTTGCCAAGATCTTCGTCCTGTTCGTATTCGTACTGCTGATCGTCCAGAAAAAGCTGCACGCCGATTTCATGCTGTGGTGCGTGGTGCTGTCGGTCGGGTTTTATGCCAACCTCGAAGCACTCAAGTTCATTGCGACCGGTGGCGGCCACAAGATCGCTGGCATGGAAGGGCACGTGCTTGGCGACCGCAACGAACTGGCAATCGCGTTCGTCATGACCTTGCCGCTCTGTTTTTACCTGCTGGGTGAATACGGGAAGTCGTCGCGCATCATCAGGGCGGGCTTGCTGGGGACGATCAGCCTGCTGGTAATCGGGGTCATCGGCACCCAGTCGCGCGGCGGTTTCATCGCACTGCTCGCGCTGGGCGGCTACCTGTTCGTGAAGAGCGAGCGCAAGGTCCTGATGGGCATCCTGATCATCGCTCTCGGTATCGCCGTGGCGCATCTCGCCTCGAACGAATGGGTCGACCGCATCAATACGATTGAATCGGCCAGTGAAGACGGATCCTTCATGACCCGGGTCGTTTCCTGGAAGCTCAGCTTCATCATGGCGGTGCGCCACCCGTTCTTCGGTGGCGGTTTCAAGGCATTGGAATACTTGCCGAACTGGGTCGACCTGGCGCGGGACTTCTATTCGTATTCCTGGTTCTATACCGGCGACCGCTTTCCCAGCCTGGACTATGCCCGCGCCGCGCACAGCGTGTATTTCCAGGTGCTGGGCGAGCATGGCTTCGTCGGGCTCGCGCTCTACGTATCGATCCTGATCGGCGCTTTCCGCAAGGCGGGGAAAATATCGCGTGCAGCACGCAAGCAGGGCCTGCCTGGCTGGTTCGCAACGCTGGCAACGATGCTGCAGTTGAGTATCTTCGCCTTTGCTCTTGGAGGCGCGGCGCTCAGCTTCGCCTACTTCGACCTGATTTTCGCGATCATCGGTCTTGTGATTGTGCTCGAATCCCGCATCCTCCCAGCAATTGTGTCCGACATAAGGGCGACGGCCGCCACACCGCTGCACGCGCCCGGAATCTTGCTGAAAACGGGCACGAGATAA